A stretch of Candidatus Manganitrophaceae bacterium DNA encodes these proteins:
- a CDS encoding ATP-dependent metallopeptidase FtsH/Yme1/Tma family protein: MNPRVKNLAPWIVVALFMILLYNLFNTSSRPIEDEIIFSDFMAKTEKGEVSEVTIKDNYISGILKDGTKFKTYSATYPDLVKSLREKNVRITAKPPEEPPWYMTFLMTWGPFVLFVGLWIFFMRQMQVGGNKALSFGKSRARLLSDDRKKVTFSDVAGIDEAKGEVEEIIEFLKDPPKFQKLGGRIPKGVLVVGPPGTGKTLLAKAIAGEAGVPFFSISGSDFVEMFVGVGASRVRDLFEQGKKHAPCIIFIDEIDAVGRHRGAGLGGGHDEREQTLNQLLVEMDGFETSEGVILVAATNRPDVLDPALLRPGRFDRQIVVGRPDLKGRVEILKVHTKKIPVAPNVGLDIIARGTPGFAGADLENLVNEAALLAARKGKKVVEMNDFEEAKDKVLMGVERRSMVISEEEKRITAVHEAGHTLIAKLLPGTDPIHKVTIIPRGRALGVTMQLPIDDRHNYHKEYLYNTIAIMMGGRVAEELVLNHMTTGAGNDIEKATDLARKMVCEWGMSEKMGPLTFGKKEQEIFLGREINQHRDYSEHTAIEIDKEVKRLVVENYERAKALITSNMKTLKALADALLEKESLDAPEIDRIVQSTLSSPSPAMSV; the protein is encoded by the coding sequence ATGAACCCTCGTGTCAAGAACTTAGCCCCTTGGATCGTCGTCGCGCTCTTTATGATCCTGCTCTATAACCTCTTTAACACCTCTTCTCGGCCGATCGAAGATGAGATCATCTTCTCAGACTTTATGGCGAAGACGGAAAAGGGCGAGGTTTCCGAGGTCACGATTAAGGACAACTACATCTCGGGCATCCTAAAAGACGGGACAAAATTCAAGACCTACTCCGCCACCTACCCCGATCTGGTGAAGAGCCTCCGAGAGAAAAACGTTCGGATCACCGCAAAGCCGCCCGAAGAGCCCCCTTGGTACATGACCTTCTTAATGACCTGGGGACCGTTCGTTCTCTTTGTCGGCCTTTGGATCTTCTTCATGCGGCAGATGCAGGTCGGTGGAAACAAGGCGCTCTCCTTTGGAAAGAGCCGTGCCCGTCTCCTGTCGGATGACCGCAAGAAGGTGACCTTCTCTGACGTCGCCGGAATCGACGAAGCGAAGGGAGAAGTGGAAGAGATCATTGAATTCTTAAAAGACCCTCCCAAGTTCCAAAAGCTCGGCGGCCGGATTCCGAAAGGAGTCCTGGTGGTGGGACCTCCGGGAACGGGAAAAACCTTGCTCGCCAAGGCGATCGCCGGCGAAGCGGGGGTTCCCTTCTTCTCGATCTCGGGATCCGATTTCGTCGAGATGTTTGTCGGCGTCGGCGCGTCCCGCGTTCGGGATCTCTTCGAGCAGGGGAAAAAACATGCGCCGTGTATCATCTTCATCGATGAAATCGATGCGGTCGGCCGGCACCGCGGCGCCGGATTGGGCGGCGGACACGACGAGCGGGAGCAGACCCTCAACCAGCTGCTCGTCGAAATGGACGGCTTCGAGACCTCGGAAGGGGTGATCCTCGTCGCCGCAACCAACCGTCCCGATGTGCTTGATCCCGCGCTTCTCCGTCCCGGTCGATTTGACCGTCAGATCGTCGTCGGACGTCCCGACCTGAAGGGGCGCGTCGAAATCCTGAAGGTCCACACCAAGAAAATTCCGGTCGCCCCGAATGTCGGGCTCGACATTATCGCCCGCGGCACCCCGGGGTTTGCCGGCGCCGATCTGGAAAACCTCGTCAACGAGGCGGCGCTGCTGGCGGCCCGCAAAGGGAAAAAAGTGGTCGAGATGAACGACTTCGAGGAGGCAAAAGACAAGGTCCTCATGGGGGTCGAGCGGCGCAGCATGGTCATCTCCGAAGAGGAGAAGCGGATCACCGCCGTTCACGAAGCGGGTCACACCCTGATCGCCAAGCTTTTGCCGGGAACCGATCCGATCCACAAGGTGACGATCATCCCGCGCGGACGGGCGTTGGGGGTCACGATGCAGCTTCCGATCGACGATCGGCACAATTATCATAAGGAATACCTCTACAACACCATCGCCATTATGATGGGAGGCCGGGTCGCCGAAGAGCTGGTTCTCAACCATATGACGACCGGCGCCGGAAATGACATTGAAAAGGCGACCGACCTCGCCCGAAAGATGGTCTGCGAATGGGGCATGAGCGAGAAGATGGGCCCACTCACCTTCGGAAAGAAGGAGCAGGAGATCTTCTTGGGACGCGAGATCAACCAACATCGCGACTACTCGGAGCACACCGCGATTGAAATCGACAAAGAGGTGAAGCGTCTGGTCGTGGAGAATTACGAGCGCGCCAAAGCGTTGATCACCAGCAACATGAAAACGCTCAAAGCGCTCGCCGATGCCCTGTTGGAGAAGGAATCGCTCGACGCGCCCGAGATCGACCGGATTGTACAGTCGACCCTCTCCTCTCCCTCTCCGGCCATGTCGGTCTAA
- the hpt gene encoding hypoxanthine phosphoribosyltransferase has protein sequence MEERIFGKPMITQEEMRRRIQELGLRIAQDYKDKDLLMVGVLKGAFLFFADLARAIPLPLRVDFLVVSSYGNKKKSAGAVKVISDLSQDVKGQDVLIVEDIIDSGLTLTFLRKKFMARKPNSLRFCTLLDKPERRQTDVTVDYVGFTIPNRYVVGYGLDYENKYRNLPYIAVLDSIYEET, from the coding sequence ATGGAAGAACGGATCTTTGGAAAACCGATGATCACGCAGGAGGAGATGCGAAGGCGCATTCAGGAGCTGGGGCTGCGGATTGCGCAAGATTATAAGGACAAAGATCTCCTGATGGTCGGTGTGTTGAAGGGGGCCTTCCTCTTCTTTGCCGATCTGGCCCGCGCCATTCCCCTTCCGCTTCGTGTCGATTTTCTGGTTGTCTCAAGCTATGGGAACAAGAAAAAAAGCGCCGGAGCGGTCAAAGTGATCTCCGACCTTTCCCAGGATGTAAAGGGTCAGGATGTGCTGATCGTCGAAGACATTATCGATTCCGGCCTAACGCTGACCTTTTTGAGGAAGAAGTTTATGGCCCGGAAACCGAACTCGCTCCGATTCTGTACGCTGCTAGATAAACCGGAGCGTCGTCAGACCGATGTGACGGTCGATTATGTCGGCTTCACCATTCCCAACAGATATGTGGTTGGGTATGGGCTTGATTACGAGAATAAGTATCGAAACCTCCCCTATATTGCGGTCCTCGACAGTATTTATGAGGAAACCTAA
- the tilS gene encoding tRNA lysidine(34) synthetase TilS: MISLRKKQPLLEKFSQRIQTFPLKPGDKIMAAVSGGADSVCLLHLLRQYARRNRHPLHVVHLNHGFRPEAIKEADFVKGLCEAWEIPATFSSLPVPQICKERRLSKQEGARQVRYAFFETIAEEVGARWIALGHTADDQAETFLMRLLRGAGPEGLCAIPPMRAGKIIRPLLTITRKEILDALSEADIPFMEDPSNREMIYLRNDLRHRLLPSLERYNPKIKEALVKTSQLLQDENDFLTRYMIDEIMPKLDIEMGPEIIRIDLTSLCSLHPALQRRLLRWGLGRLQQDLRGIGFEQIEQVLSKALSGAPGRRWIFPKGLQIEKGYTQLILRKTVQGQRAVGNRPPATFVPSSDPIDLSDWDLRLTLSLHPKGIVSFSPCVASFDFDRICLPLTLRGWRPGDLFIPAGMGGRHKKLQDLFVDAKIPRSERGSIPILTCSDGILWVVGLRVDDRYRATEKTKKVLTVRVQPITTDSAHDSDEPPMPFPEEQ, translated from the coding sequence ATGATCTCTCTTCGTAAAAAACAGCCGCTCCTCGAAAAATTTTCACAGCGCATTCAGACGTTCCCCCTGAAACCGGGCGATAAAATTATGGCCGCCGTCTCGGGGGGGGCCGATTCCGTTTGTCTCCTTCATCTCCTCAGGCAATATGCCCGCCGCAACCGACATCCCCTCCATGTCGTCCACCTCAACCACGGCTTCCGACCGGAGGCGATAAAGGAGGCCGACTTCGTCAAGGGACTTTGTGAGGCATGGGAGATTCCGGCGACTTTCTCCTCCCTCCCCGTCCCGCAAATTTGCAAGGAGCGCCGGCTCTCCAAACAAGAAGGCGCCCGGCAGGTACGATATGCCTTTTTTGAAACCATCGCGGAGGAGGTCGGGGCGCGATGGATCGCCCTCGGCCATACCGCAGACGATCAGGCGGAGACCTTCTTGATGCGGCTGCTGCGGGGGGCGGGGCCGGAAGGGCTCTGCGCGATCCCCCCGATGCGGGCGGGGAAAATTATCCGCCCCCTTCTGACGATTACCCGAAAGGAGATTCTCGACGCACTCTCAGAAGCAGACATTCCATTCATGGAAGATCCGTCAAACCGGGAGATGATTTATTTAAGGAACGACCTCCGCCACCGGCTCCTCCCCTCTCTCGAGAGATACAATCCTAAAATCAAAGAAGCGCTGGTTAAGACGTCGCAGCTTCTCCAAGATGAGAACGATTTCCTGACCCGGTATATGATCGACGAGATTATGCCGAAACTAGACATTGAGATGGGACCGGAGATCATTCGGATCGATCTGACCTCCCTTTGCTCGCTTCACCCCGCCTTGCAGCGCCGTCTGCTTCGATGGGGACTGGGCCGGCTTCAGCAAGACCTCCGCGGGATCGGCTTCGAACAGATCGAGCAAGTTTTGTCGAAAGCGCTCTCCGGCGCCCCCGGACGGCGTTGGATTTTTCCAAAGGGACTGCAGATCGAGAAGGGATACACACAGCTGATCCTTCGGAAGACCGTACAGGGACAGAGAGCCGTAGGCAATCGGCCGCCGGCGACGTTCGTTCCCTCTTCGGATCCGATCGACCTTTCCGATTGGGATCTTCGATTAACGCTCTCTCTACATCCGAAAGGAATCGTTTCTTTTTCCCCTTGCGTCGCTTCTTTCGACTTTGATAGAATCTGCCTTCCTCTGACCCTTCGAGGCTGGAGGCCGGGAGATCTTTTCATCCCGGCCGGGATGGGCGGCAGACATAAGAAACTTCAAGATCTGTTTGTCGATGCCAAGATTCCGAGATCGGAGCGGGGCTCGATTCCGATTCTGACCTGTTCGGACGGAATTTTGTGGGTGGTCGGCTTACGGGTCGACGATCGGTATCGGGCCACCGAGAAGACCAAAAAGGTATTGACCGTGCGGGTTCAACCGATCACGACCGATTCGGCGCACGATTCGGATGAGCCCCCAATGCCATTCCCAGAGGAGCAGTAA
- a CDS encoding bifunctional riboflavin kinase/FAD synthetase, with amino-acid sequence MRLFIGTANIKPIEAYPVVAIGNFDGLHLGHQAILSEAIQRAQEKEGTSVVFTFEPHPIKVLHPERELKLLNTFQIKMRMIEATGVDVAFSAEFNKTFAQLSPYDFAKIYLHDKIGAKEVVVGRNFQFGKDRAGKVDDLIAFGKELGFSVIVKDPVLVDDLVVSSSKIRELMREGNVYLAARMMGRYYSMEGKVLQGDGIGRKLGVPTANFRLPNELVPREGVYAARVATLKAEGYVTLDGIVYIGTRPTFGQHETRMEVHIFDFNDDIYGKRLLVTFIDLIRGDQKFESPEALTDQMKKDIEQAREILKERGAVPM; translated from the coding sequence ATGAGACTTTTTATCGGCACGGCAAATATTAAACCGATCGAGGCCTATCCGGTCGTCGCAATCGGGAATTTCGATGGACTCCATCTGGGACACCAGGCCATCCTCAGCGAGGCGATTCAGCGGGCCCAGGAAAAAGAAGGGACCTCGGTCGTCTTCACCTTCGAACCCCATCCGATTAAGGTGCTGCACCCGGAGCGCGAGCTGAAACTGCTCAACACATTTCAGATCAAGATGCGGATGATTGAGGCAACCGGCGTCGACGTTGCGTTCAGCGCAGAGTTCAACAAAACCTTCGCGCAGCTCAGCCCTTATGATTTCGCGAAGATCTATCTGCACGATAAAATCGGCGCCAAAGAGGTGGTCGTCGGCCGCAATTTTCAATTCGGCAAAGACCGCGCCGGAAAGGTGGACGATCTGATTGCGTTTGGGAAAGAGCTCGGATTCTCGGTCATCGTGAAAGATCCGGTCCTGGTCGACGATCTCGTCGTCAGCTCTTCAAAGATCCGGGAATTGATGCGGGAGGGGAATGTCTATCTTGCCGCCCGGATGATGGGCCGGTATTACTCGATGGAAGGGAAGGTCCTTCAAGGGGATGGAATCGGGAGGAAACTCGGTGTGCCGACCGCCAACTTCCGACTTCCGAACGAGCTTGTCCCGAGGGAGGGGGTGTATGCGGCCCGCGTCGCGACACTGAAGGCCGAAGGGTACGTCACCCTCGATGGGATCGTCTATATCGGAACCCGGCCGACCTTCGGACAACACGAGACCCGGATGGAAGTCCATATCTTCGACTTCAATGACGATATCTACGGAAAGCGGCTTCTCGTCACCTTCATCGACTTAATCCGTGGCGATCAGAAATTTGAATCGCCGGAAGCGCTGACCGACCAGATGAAGAAAGATATCGAACAGGCAAGGGAAATCCTCAAAGAGCGGGGCGCCGTCCCGATGTAA
- the hemB gene encoding porphobilinogen synthase — protein MGFPIHRPRRLRQSESLRRMVRETTLSPDDLILPLFVTEEKKGKTEIASMPGQYRLSLPELVKETAAAARLGIPAVILFGIPQVKDAVGSAACDPRGVVPQAIRAIKDKTPDLLVITDICIDEYTSHGHCGVVRDGKIVNDETLALLSKMALSHVAAGADLIAPSDMMDGRVGTLRKTLDENGYAETPILSYAAKYASCFYAPFRDAANSAPQFGDRKSYQMDAANRREALREVALDIEEGADIVMVKPALPYLDIVRDIKETFDVPVAAYQVSGEFSMIKAAAQRGWLDERRAMVESLLSIRRAGADMILTYFAKEMAQFSQEKQ, from the coding sequence ATGGGATTTCCAATCCATCGCCCAAGGCGGCTTCGGCAGAGCGAATCGCTCCGCCGGATGGTCCGGGAGACGACCCTCTCCCCCGACGACCTGATCCTCCCTCTCTTTGTGACCGAGGAGAAGAAGGGGAAAACCGAGATCGCATCGATGCCGGGGCAGTACCGCCTGTCTCTCCCGGAGCTGGTCAAAGAGACGGCGGCGGCGGCCCGGCTCGGCATTCCGGCGGTTATCCTCTTCGGCATCCCGCAGGTGAAGGATGCGGTCGGCTCGGCCGCGTGCGACCCGCGCGGGGTCGTCCCCCAGGCGATCCGGGCGATTAAGGACAAAACCCCCGATCTGTTGGTGATCACCGATATTTGCATCGACGAATACACCTCGCATGGTCATTGCGGCGTGGTCCGAGACGGGAAGATCGTCAATGACGAGACCCTGGCGCTTCTCTCCAAGATGGCCCTCTCTCATGTCGCCGCGGGGGCCGATCTGATCGCCCCTTCGGATATGATGGATGGGCGGGTCGGCACCCTCCGGAAAACGCTCGATGAGAACGGTTATGCCGAGACCCCGATTCTTTCTTATGCGGCGAAGTATGCCTCCTGTTTCTACGCCCCTTTCCGGGATGCCGCCAACTCGGCCCCCCAATTCGGCGATCGAAAGAGCTATCAGATGGATGCGGCCAACCGGCGCGAGGCACTGCGGGAGGTCGCCCTCGACATTGAAGAGGGGGCCGACATCGTGATGGTGAAGCCGGCCCTCCCCTATCTCGATATCGTCCGGGACATTAAAGAGACGTTCGATGTCCCGGTGGCGGCCTATCAGGTGAGCGGCGAGTTCTCGATGATTAAGGCGGCGGCCCAAAGGGGATGGCTCGACGAGCGGCGGGCGATGGTCGAGTCGCTGCTGTCGATCCGTCGGGCGGGCGCAGATATGATTTTAACCTATTTTGCAAAAGAAATGGCTCAATTTTCCCAGGAGAAGCAATGA
- the cobA gene encoding uroporphyrinogen-III C-methyltransferase, translating to MKEPTPRKVGQVGKVYLVGAGPGDPKLITLRGKELLAEADVIIYDYLANPKLLEFARDDAEKIYVGKKGGSRSEAHQEEIHRRMIGAAKAGRSVVRLKGGDPFIFGRGGEEAEALVAADIPFEVVPGVTAAIAVPTYAGIPLTHREKASTVAFATGHEDPLKEGSLINWLKLAGGPDTLVFLMGMGNLSGIVDQLIRHGRAPQTPIALIQWGTHPFQRTLVGRLDDIVGKVAKEGMRPPVVMVVGEVVSLRNRLNWFELKPLFGKRIVVTRSKEQAPEFVARLAAEGAEAISFPTLQIVAPPSWEPLDAALDQIERYDWLIFTSVNGVQFFRKRLAALRKDLRILKGISLCAIGPRTAEEIEAWGLQVDLVPPEFKAEGVLQALDGRGIAGKRFLIPRALEAREILPEEIRRKGGSVDVVPTYRAVRPDAASDAIEALLEEERPDLITFASSSTLRNFLEIVGPARRHRLAGIPIACIGPITAETARESGLTVDVMPSEYTFPALAQSIVDYFVKKR from the coding sequence ATGAAAGAACCCACCCCGCGCAAAGTCGGGCAAGTCGGGAAGGTCTACCTGGTCGGCGCCGGCCCCGGCGATCCGAAGCTGATCACCCTGCGCGGCAAGGAGCTGCTCGCCGAGGCCGATGTGATCATTTACGATTATCTCGCCAATCCGAAGCTCCTTGAATTTGCGCGCGACGACGCCGAGAAAATTTACGTCGGCAAAAAAGGAGGGTCGCGGAGCGAGGCCCACCAGGAAGAGATTCATCGGCGGATGATCGGCGCGGCCAAAGCGGGCCGGTCGGTCGTCCGGCTCAAAGGAGGAGACCCCTTCATTTTTGGCCGGGGGGGAGAAGAGGCGGAAGCGCTCGTGGCGGCCGACATTCCGTTCGAGGTGGTTCCGGGCGTCACCGCCGCCATCGCCGTCCCGACCTATGCCGGCATCCCGCTGACCCATCGCGAAAAAGCGTCGACCGTCGCCTTCGCGACCGGCCATGAAGATCCGCTGAAGGAGGGGAGCCTGATCAACTGGCTGAAGCTCGCCGGCGGGCCCGACACCCTCGTTTTTCTGATGGGGATGGGAAACCTCTCCGGGATCGTCGATCAGCTGATCCGGCATGGGAGAGCCCCGCAGACGCCGATCGCGCTGATCCAGTGGGGAACCCATCCTTTTCAGCGGACGCTGGTCGGTCGGCTCGACGACATCGTCGGCAAGGTGGCGAAGGAAGGGATGCGGCCGCCGGTCGTCATGGTGGTGGGAGAGGTCGTCTCGCTTCGGAATCGGCTGAACTGGTTTGAATTGAAGCCGCTCTTCGGAAAGCGGATCGTCGTCACCCGGTCCAAAGAGCAGGCCCCGGAGTTTGTGGCGCGCCTCGCCGCAGAGGGGGCGGAGGCGATTTCGTTTCCGACGCTTCAGATTGTCGCGCCGCCGAGCTGGGAGCCGCTCGATGCCGCGCTGGATCAAATCGAACGGTACGATTGGCTGATCTTTACTTCGGTCAACGGGGTTCAGTTTTTCCGAAAGCGGCTCGCCGCCCTTCGGAAAGACCTGCGCATTTTAAAAGGAATCTCGCTCTGCGCGATCGGCCCCCGAACGGCCGAAGAGATCGAAGCGTGGGGGCTTCAGGTCGACCTCGTTCCCCCGGAGTTCAAGGCGGAGGGGGTTCTCCAAGCGCTCGATGGGCGGGGAATTGCCGGAAAGCGTTTTTTGATCCCGCGGGCCCTGGAAGCGCGGGAGATCTTGCCGGAAGAGATCCGAAGAAAGGGAGGATCGGTCGACGTCGTCCCGACGTACCGGGCGGTCCGGCCCGACGCGGCCTCCGATGCGATCGAAGCGCTTTTAGAAGAAGAGCGGCCCGACCTGATCACCTTTGCGAGCTCTTCGACGCTGCGGAATTTTCTCGAGATCGTCGGCCCGGCGCGGCGGCACCGGCTCGCAGGCATCCCGATCGCCTGCATCGGCCCGATCACCGCCGAGACGGCCCGGGAATCGGGCCTGACGGTCGATGTCATGCCGAGCGAGTATACTTTTCCGGCGCTGGCGCAATCGATTGTGGATTATTTTGTGAAAAAAAGGTAA
- the hemC gene encoding hydroxymethylbilane synthase, with the protein METKTLKIGSRGSKLALWQAEWVKHQLEQQGHRVEIVKIKTTGDKILDVPLAKVGGKGLFVKEIEEALLRGEIDLAVHSMKDVPSELPAPLHLAAIPKREDPRDALIGRAEKTLAALPSGATVGTSSLRRQAQLWAVRPDLIFVALRGNLDTRLKKLAQGEFDAIVLAAAGLHRLEWGDRITEYLSPEISLPAIGQGALGIECRRDDPEMNRQLSFLNDPETASTVTAERALLIRLQGGCQVPIAGHAVLSEGRLTLEGRVASLDGQEILRERQEASAAEAAALGVQVAEALLSKGADQILKAVYEGERPPTPGTP; encoded by the coding sequence ATGGAAACCAAAACGCTAAAAATCGGAAGCCGCGGAAGCAAGCTGGCGCTCTGGCAGGCAGAGTGGGTGAAACACCAGCTGGAGCAGCAGGGGCACAGGGTCGAGATCGTCAAGATCAAGACCACCGGCGACAAGATCCTCGATGTGCCGCTTGCCAAGGTCGGCGGGAAGGGGCTCTTCGTTAAAGAGATCGAGGAGGCGCTGCTGCGCGGCGAGATCGACCTCGCCGTTCACAGCATGAAAGATGTCCCGAGCGAGCTCCCCGCGCCGCTGCACCTCGCGGCGATCCCGAAACGGGAGGACCCGCGCGACGCCCTGATCGGCCGAGCGGAAAAGACCCTCGCCGCCCTTCCCTCCGGCGCCACCGTCGGAACGAGCTCGCTTCGACGTCAAGCGCAGCTCTGGGCCGTCCGACCCGATCTGATCTTCGTGGCGCTGCGCGGCAACCTCGATACCCGTCTTAAAAAGCTGGCCCAAGGAGAGTTCGATGCGATCGTCTTGGCCGCCGCCGGACTTCACCGGCTGGAGTGGGGCGACCGGATCACCGAATACCTCTCCCCGGAAATTTCTCTGCCGGCGATTGGACAAGGTGCGCTTGGGATCGAGTGCCGCCGGGACGATCCGGAGATGAACAGGCAACTCTCTTTTCTGAACGATCCCGAAACCGCCTCTACCGTCACCGCCGAGCGGGCCCTTTTAATCCGGCTCCAGGGAGGCTGCCAGGTCCCGATCGCCGGCCACGCGGTCCTTTCGGAGGGAAGGCTCACCCTCGAGGGACGGGTCGCCAGCCTCGATGGACAGGAGATCCTTCGCGAGCGGCAGGAAGCCTCCGCGGCGGAAGCGGCCGCGCTCGGCGTGCAGGTGGCCGAGGCGCTTTTGTCAAAGGGGGCCGATCAGATCCTCAAAGCGGTCTATGAGGGAGAAAGACCGCCGACGCCGGGAACGCCCTAA
- a CDS encoding regulator, giving the protein MKGGIGAILFSIPFLLSLLGCRLDPNQLNQKNAAPEEKRADPHAGLGALQTPPVRGQNDAYFLSGSFTTGEGSYVRSLLADGDFVWVGTSEGVVRVARRSGEAVQTYTVTDGLKSPYIFTMKRDPRGVHWFGTNNGGLSRFDGKGWRTYLPSDGLADFWVYGIDFAADGTTWIATWNGVSRFDGTRFQNYHTEEGLANRWVYALAVDRDGSVWFGTEGGVNRRDPQGRWTTWRHQDGLGAPNKQGLGQSDNTGFGTLSKSEMNDYKHRHNLSILDSTGNETYNENYVFSMAIDREGNKWFGTWGGGAARFDGTAWKNYTTEDGLAGNIVYAVTVDPADGAIWFGTNHGASRFDGTRWTNFTYRDGLANEHVYAVAVDADRHVWFGERGGVDEWAPKRQG; this is encoded by the coding sequence ATGAAAGGGGGAATCGGCGCCATCCTCTTTTCCATCCCCTTTCTTCTCTCCCTTCTCGGATGTCGGTTGGATCCCAACCAGCTGAATCAAAAGAACGCCGCCCCGGAAGAGAAGCGGGCCGACCCGCATGCCGGTCTCGGCGCGCTTCAGACACCGCCGGTTCGCGGGCAAAACGACGCCTATTTTTTGTCGGGGAGCTTTACCACCGGGGAGGGAAGTTATGTCCGGTCGCTGCTGGCCGACGGTGATTTCGTCTGGGTCGGCACCTCCGAAGGGGTCGTCCGGGTCGCGCGACGGAGCGGAGAGGCGGTCCAAACCTATACCGTCACCGATGGGCTGAAGAGCCCCTATATCTTCACCATGAAGAGAGACCCCCGCGGCGTCCATTGGTTCGGCACCAACAACGGCGGGCTGAGCCGGTTCGACGGCAAAGGGTGGCGGACCTACCTCCCCTCCGACGGATTGGCCGACTTCTGGGTCTATGGAATTGACTTCGCCGCCGACGGCACCACCTGGATCGCCACCTGGAACGGGGTGAGCCGGTTCGACGGGACCCGTTTCCAGAATTACCATACCGAGGAGGGGCTCGCCAATCGATGGGTCTATGCGCTCGCCGTCGACCGGGACGGATCGGTCTGGTTCGGCACCGAGGGAGGGGTCAACCGACGCGACCCGCAGGGACGATGGACGACCTGGCGGCATCAAGACGGACTCGGGGCGCCGAACAAACAGGGACTCGGCCAGAGCGACAATACCGGGTTTGGGACCCTCTCCAAATCCGAGATGAACGACTACAAACATCGCCACAATCTCTCCATTCTCGATTCAACGGGGAATGAGACCTACAACGAAAATTATGTCTTCTCGATGGCGATCGATCGGGAAGGAAACAAATGGTTTGGAACCTGGGGGGGCGGGGCCGCCCGCTTCGATGGGACCGCCTGGAAGAACTATACGACGGAGGACGGTTTGGCCGGAAACATCGTCTATGCCGTTACGGTCGATCCGGCCGACGGCGCGATCTGGTTCGGCACCAATCACGGCGCCTCCCGCTTCGACGGAACACGCTGGACCAACTTCACCTATCGCGACGGGCTGGCCAATGAGCATGTCTATGCCGTCGCCGTCGACGCCGACCGGCATGTCTGGTTCGGAGAGCGGGGGGGGGTCGATGAGTGGGCGCCCAAGCGGCAGGGCTAG
- a CDS encoding glutamyl-tRNA reductase gives MNIVIVGLNHRTAPVEIRERFSISEKQIGEALYHLKSSPAVEEALILSTCNRVEVCAVVKETQAGFEAIQDFLIRYQPGLPAEVLTPCLYMYAAGDSLRHLFRVAASLDSMIIGEPQILGQIKEAFDQAILHKTTGVVLNKVFKKAISVAKRVRTETKIAENAVSISFAAVELAKKIFGKLTHKSALLIGAGEMAELAARHFGSNGVESIAIANRSYERAVELAKEFNGVPVKFEDFAAQMAQSDIVLCSTGAPHYVIGVEEVSKVIAIRQNRPIFFIDISVPRNIDPAINNLDNVFLYDIDDLQLAVETNLRAREREALKAEEIITEEIERFSRWFKSLDAVPMIVALKDRAEEIRHAEVEKILGKLGPITPAQREALEGLTLSIVNKLLHSPLTVLKEEMHSTNGNMILEATRRLFQLEETLAQIDSEKKELPEDPA, from the coding sequence ATGAATATTGTGATCGTTGGCCTCAACCATCGAACAGCACCGGTCGAAATCCGGGAGCGCTTCTCGATCTCGGAAAAACAGATCGGAGAGGCCCTCTATCATCTGAAATCGAGCCCGGCCGTTGAGGAGGCCTTGATCCTCTCCACCTGCAATCGGGTCGAGGTCTGCGCGGTCGTCAAAGAGACCCAGGCCGGATTTGAAGCGATTCAAGATTTTCTGATCCGATACCAGCCGGGCCTTCCCGCCGAGGTCCTCACCCCCTGTCTTTATATGTACGCGGCCGGCGACTCCCTTCGCCATCTCTTCCGCGTCGCCGCCAGCCTCGACTCGATGATCATCGGCGAGCCGCAGATTCTGGGGCAGATTAAAGAAGCGTTCGATCAGGCGATCCTTCACAAAACCACCGGGGTGGTCCTCAACAAGGTCTTCAAGAAGGCGATCTCCGTCGCAAAGCGGGTTCGGACCGAAACGAAGATCGCCGAAAATGCCGTCTCGATCAGCTTCGCCGCGGTGGAGCTCGCCAAAAAAATCTTTGGAAAGCTGACCCACAAATCGGCCCTTCTCATCGGCGCCGGCGAAATGGCGGAGTTGGCGGCGCGGCATTTCGGCAGCAATGGGGTGGAGTCGATCGCCATCGCCAACCGAAGCTATGAGCGGGCGGTCGAATTGGCGAAGGAGTTCAATGGGGTCCCGGTGAAGTTCGAAGATTTCGCGGCGCAGATGGCGCAGTCGGATATCGTCCTCTGCTCCACCGGCGCCCCCCACTATGTGATCGGCGTCGAGGAGGTCTCGAAAGTCATCGCCATCCGTCAAAACCGGCCGATCTTCTTCATCGACATCTCGGTCCCGCGAAACATCGACCCGGCAATCAACAACCTCGACAACGTCTTTCTCTATGATATAGACGACCTGCAGCTGGCGGTCGAGACAAACCTTCGGGCACGGGAGCGGGAGGCGCTTAAAGCGGAGGAGATCATCACGGAAGAGATTGAGCGCTTCTCCCGGTGGTTCAAGTCGCTCGATGCCGTCCCGATGATCGTCGCCCTAAAAGACCGCGCGGAGGAGATCCGCCACGCGGAGGTGGAGAAGATTTTGGGCAAGCTCGGTCCGATCACCCCGGCCCAACGCGAGGCGCTGGAGGGGCTAACCCTGTCGATCGTCAACAAGCTGCTCCACAGCCCCCTGACCGTATTAAAAGAAGAGATGCACTCGACCAACGGCAACATGATTTTAGAGGCGACGCGGCGGCTGTTCCAATTGGAGGAGACCCTCGCCCAGATCGACTCAGAGAAGAAAGAGCTCCCCGAGGACCCTGCTTAA